From the genome of Prevotella herbatica, one region includes:
- a CDS encoding tyrosine-type recombinase/integrase gives MVKIIIDISEGTIKKGKDIVIKVDDKGIGHITNDTPKQKVDKHSLFAFMKNVITQLSQNGHNRTAETYTSTLHSFKKFRKNKDINMQDIDCMLIESYETFLRSGGVTMNSSSFYMRILRAVYNRAVDSELIFDSRPFRHVYTGVDKTLKRAIPTLDISKIRSMTKIRKSMEFARDMFMFSFYTRGMSFVDMAFLKKTDIEYGFLTYRRKKTGQILSIKLEQCMRDIIQRYPCNDSTYLLPIVNSNKDNERTQYRSRQRAINNNLKKIAKELGLDCNLTMYVARHSWASAALDMEIPIDVISDGMGHTSEKTTRIYLKSMDNRRIDFANERIISAVE, from the coding sequence ATGGTAAAAATTATTATTGATATTTCTGAAGGTACAATTAAGAAGGGTAAAGACATTGTAATTAAGGTAGATGATAAAGGTATAGGTCACATAACAAACGATACACCTAAACAAAAAGTAGATAAACATTCTCTTTTTGCATTTATGAAAAATGTTATTACTCAATTATCTCAAAATGGGCATAACCGCACTGCTGAGACATATACTAGTACACTACACAGTTTTAAAAAATTCAGAAAGAATAAAGATATTAATATGCAGGATATAGACTGCATGCTAATAGAATCATACGAGACTTTTTTGCGTTCTGGAGGTGTCACAATGAACTCCAGTTCTTTTTATATGCGCATATTGCGAGCTGTTTACAATAGAGCTGTAGACAGCGAGTTAATATTTGACAGTAGACCATTTAGGCATGTTTATACAGGAGTTGACAAGACTTTGAAGCGTGCTATACCAACACTAGACATCAGTAAGATCAGAAGCATGACAAAAATAAGAAAATCAATGGAATTTGCTAGAGACATGTTCATGTTTAGTTTCTATACGCGCGGCATGTCGTTTGTTGATATGGCATTCCTAAAGAAAACAGATATTGAATATGGTTTTCTCACCTATCGAAGAAAGAAAACAGGTCAAATATTGTCTATAAAATTGGAACAATGCATGCGCGACATCATACAACGCTATCCATGCAATGACAGTACATATTTATTGCCGATAGTGAATTCAAACAAAGACAACGAGCGTACACAATATCGCAGTCGTCAAAGGGCAATAAACAACAATTTAAAAAAGATAGCTAAAGAACTAGGATTAGACTGCAACCTTACAATGTATGTAGCAAGACACTCATGGGCAAGCGCAGCATTAGATATGGAAATTCCTATAGACGTGATAAGCGACGGAATGGGTCACACATCAGAGAAGACTACAAGAATATATCTGAAGTCAATGGACAACAGGCGTATCGACTTTGCTAACGAGCGCATAATAAGTGCTGTAGAATAA
- a CDS encoding fimbrial protein yields the protein MKGIIIKIQTLLLCGVLITGLFSSCASDDNIETGTKVNPGDKVLTLTLNTPKATTTRATNMTANTTEDQINRLTIGIFSSDGNTVRTIQELSSDAAIGTTGTFFTDGTKKETTATLVTNSLADGDMVLVAVNAPTTTFNGCTKASDFEDKTIAIDAALATDDKNNIGTAEAKNNIPMYGSGNIIKPATGSTTYTANVNVNHQLAKITLSDLAVAFDPNGPYKNAIFTPTSFFLINVPEDLKFNSDAWSGSTIIYHGNDDKATTYKEYLGTGSVTVSPLQVAASKTSSVTLNKFFYTMPNSDVANNTKLVICGTFDSDGDGTPDPGNTFDSNGDGTPDTNPVYYPVNINWVYDTATKKSGPADKAVGIIAKQVSPNKNYICNVKIKTKGAASPTATIDPEDVSVTVKVASFDNVSQETVFE from the coding sequence ATGAAAGGAATAATAATTAAAATTCAGACTCTGCTACTTTGTGGAGTCCTAATCACTGGACTTTTTTCTTCTTGTGCTAGTGATGACAATATTGAGACTGGTACCAAGGTAAATCCTGGAGATAAGGTGTTGACTCTTACTCTCAATACTCCGAAAGCAACAACTACTCGTGCTACTAACATGACTGCAAACACCACAGAAGATCAGATTAATAGATTGACTATTGGTATATTTAGTTCTGATGGTAATACAGTTAGAACTATTCAGGAGTTGAGTTCTGATGCTGCTATAGGAACTACAGGTACTTTTTTTACAGATGGAACTAAAAAAGAAACGACTGCAACTTTGGTAACAAATTCTTTGGCAGATGGGGATATGGTATTGGTAGCAGTTAATGCTCCAACTACGACTTTTAATGGTTGCACCAAAGCATCTGACTTTGAGGACAAAACAATAGCTATAGATGCGGCTCTTGCTACTGACGACAAAAATAATATCGGAACTGCTGAGGCTAAAAATAACATACCAATGTATGGTTCTGGCAATATAATAAAACCAGCTACTGGATCAACTACCTATACTGCAAATGTTAATGTTAATCATCAGCTGGCAAAGATAACTTTAAGCGATTTAGCTGTTGCTTTTGATCCGAACGGTCCTTATAAGAATGCTATTTTTACACCGACTAGTTTTTTCTTGATTAATGTTCCTGAAGATTTAAAATTCAATTCAGATGCATGGTCTGGTTCTACTATAATTTACCACGGTAATGATGATAAGGCAACTACATATAAGGAGTACCTCGGTACAGGAAGTGTAACTGTTAGCCCTTTGCAAGTTGCTGCTTCAAAAACATCATCTGTTACCCTTAATAAATTTTTTTATACGATGCCTAACAGTGATGTAGCAAATAACACTAAATTGGTGATTTGCGGTACATTTGATTCTGATGGTGATGGTACGCCTGATCCTGGCAATACGTTTGATTCAAATGGTGATGGTACGCCTGATACAAATCCTGTATACTATCCAGTAAATATAAATTGGGTATATGATACTGCAACAAAGAAATCAGGTCCTGCCGATAAAGCTGTGGGCATTATTGCTAAGCAGGTTTCTCCTAACAAAAATTATATCTGCAATGTTAAGATAAAGACTAAGGGTGCAGCTTCTCCAACTGCAACCATAGATCCTGAGGACGTTTCAGTAACAGTTAAGGTTGCATCATTTGATAATGTGTCACAGGAAACTGTTTTTGAATAA
- a CDS encoding fimbrillin family protein, whose amino-acid sequence MEKKFLLRINVSLLLLIIISLFSSCTGEANIIGCDNNEQINFSVLTPEWQNIDSLSSTKSSRAIPIVDTSFGTDKNFNLIADQNDGVGSYSILIDKEPVSFINSMWQTTNPHYWPGITNKTVNFYAYYPTSISGNISHTVGSAPTLSYIVPNDAVNQIDIITATANNVSGNTNSATPLTFNHVFAAVKFAVGTSGLPSGTIKSITIDGIKNSGTYTFGSGWALGSTISSFTVSPSATITGTSGENITSDAFTLMMIPQPFTNATITLTYNTGTTYKKNISGNWTAGASYTYNLSKPVNIGDYYYSDGTWGTIAEHSSSTALPIGIIFYNTTSSIDSGHGWKHGYAMALQTAAKSIPWESSNDGIVDNKDVNTNFPTTFDKMKLDMDGYTHSLSMKTYGGSNSKILSNSNYPAYYSALNFGNGTYGSVINAAPKTNNSGWYLPSIGQWYYFMLYIGKASFINNGTSGSSSQASIIIENSINTYINLAKTYNNTSETVYSISWNWCSSEYNGSVACDAAFSGDAVYIIGNLSKEYVDNMVVRSAIAF is encoded by the coding sequence ATGGAAAAGAAGTTTTTGCTTAGGATAAATGTATCACTTTTACTATTGATTATAATTTCTCTGTTTTCTTCATGTACTGGCGAAGCAAACATTATAGGCTGTGATAATAATGAACAAATTAACTTTTCAGTATTAACTCCAGAATGGCAAAATATAGATTCATTGTCTAGCACCAAATCTTCACGCGCAATACCAATTGTGGATACTTCATTTGGTACTGATAAAAATTTCAACTTGATAGCAGATCAAAATGACGGAGTTGGCAGTTACAGTATCTTGATAGATAAAGAACCTGTATCTTTCATTAATAGCATGTGGCAGACTACAAATCCTCATTATTGGCCAGGAATCACTAATAAGACGGTTAACTTCTACGCATACTACCCTACTAGTATTTCTGGTAATATTTCTCATACCGTTGGATCTGCGCCAACACTATCATATATAGTCCCAAATGATGCAGTCAACCAAATTGATATAATCACAGCTACTGCTAATAATGTTAGTGGGAATACTAATTCTGCTACGCCATTAACTTTTAATCATGTTTTTGCGGCAGTAAAGTTTGCTGTAGGTACTAGCGGATTGCCTAGTGGAACTATTAAATCAATAACGATAGATGGGATAAAGAATTCAGGCACATACACTTTTGGAAGTGGATGGGCTCTTGGTTCAACGATATCATCATTTACAGTATCACCATCTGCAACAATAACTGGTACTAGCGGAGAAAATATCACATCTGACGCCTTTACTTTAATGATGATTCCTCAACCTTTTACGAATGCAACCATCACGCTTACATATAATACAGGGACAACATATAAAAAAAATATATCTGGAAATTGGACCGCTGGAGCATCATATACTTATAATTTATCAAAACCTGTAAATATTGGTGATTACTATTATAGCGATGGTACTTGGGGAACAATTGCAGAGCATTCTAGTTCTACAGCATTACCAATAGGAATAATATTTTACAATACAACAAGCTCGATTGATAGTGGACATGGGTGGAAACATGGTTATGCTATGGCTTTGCAAACAGCAGCGAAATCAATACCATGGGAAAGTTCTAATGACGGTATAGTTGACAACAAGGATGTTAACACCAATTTTCCGACCACTTTTGATAAAATGAAATTGGATATGGATGGCTATACTCATAGCCTTTCAATGAAAACTTATGGTGGCAGTAATTCTAAAATTTTATCTAATTCAAACTATCCTGCTTATTATTCTGCTCTTAATTTTGGAAATGGAACTTATGGAAGTGTTATAAATGCAGCACCAAAAACAAATAATAGTGGATGGTACCTTCCTAGTATCGGCCAATGGTATTATTTTATGCTGTATATTGGCAAAGCATCTTTCATAAACAATGGAACTAGTGGATCATCTTCTCAAGCATCAATCATTATAGAAAATTCAATTAATACATATATTAATTTAGCAAAAACATATAATAACACATCAGAAACAGTTTACTCTATTTCTTGGAATTGGTGTAGTTCTGAGTATAATGGTTCAGTAGCTTGTGATGCGGCTTTTTCAGGAGATGCTGTATATATAATAGGAAACTTATCAAAGGAATATGTTGATAATATGGTTGTAAGATCAGCGATAGCATTTTAA
- a CDS encoding tetratricopeptide repeat protein, with protein sequence MKFHKLTLLALALSCVCCSLAQTAYKGQLFINNEKFTIQGSLLRVQLRVSYNDDVLNNGEMLNFTPVLKNGFQSQALSSVVINSKERLKYENRKDYFNDLIRTNVPVVTKDPRHGTRYFIYDTTIPYNDWMRNASLFIESEERGWGHTPHVYEDKVFKQIVLNTVPTSTSDFTVDEVFVNGGSSAKADWVQFLDPTNVYSSELSMSGVIPLMDSRKIGKLSNRKFNKAIYEELKKSLDSQLQVQGTVVRNVAIVGYGAPIGNYKKNEIESNERALSLKQFLMKNNSTATDGLTVTWVPEDWDSIASLVDKSSMKLSGAALDIIRTEDVVAGREDELKMLGDGAPYAYMKHYVFPEVCRLKYTAILERKSNGYNSGNTAFNNATAVSVSQMYASANNFKVGSSEFNDIMDLSARLFPDNVEANIDAAGVALIRGNIAQAQNYLNRWETDPRAYNNLGVMYMLQGDLSKAEVYLKMAAAGGVQQARKVLDYLSNVKKLK encoded by the coding sequence ATGAAATTTCATAAATTAACACTGCTGGCTCTAGCCCTAAGCTGCGTTTGCTGCTCTTTAGCTCAAACTGCGTATAAGGGGCAACTTTTCATCAACAACGAGAAGTTTACGATTCAAGGAAGTCTTCTTCGGGTCCAACTTCGTGTAAGTTACAACGATGACGTTCTTAACAATGGAGAAATGCTTAATTTCACCCCTGTTCTGAAAAACGGATTTCAGTCTCAAGCGCTTTCATCTGTAGTTATCAACAGTAAGGAACGTCTGAAGTATGAAAACAGAAAGGATTATTTTAATGACTTGATCCGTACAAATGTACCTGTTGTAACGAAAGACCCAAGACATGGTACTAGATATTTTATCTATGATACCACTATCCCTTACAATGACTGGATGAGAAATGCGTCTTTGTTTATCGAGAGTGAAGAGCGTGGATGGGGACATACACCTCATGTATATGAGGATAAGGTATTTAAACAGATCGTTCTTAACACTGTTCCTACATCAACTTCTGATTTTACTGTAGACGAGGTATTTGTAAATGGTGGTTCTTCTGCTAAAGCAGATTGGGTGCAATTTCTTGACCCTACGAATGTTTACAGTTCTGAACTTTCAATGAGTGGAGTAATTCCTCTTATGGACAGCAGAAAAATTGGAAAATTGAGTAATCGTAAGTTTAATAAGGCTATATATGAAGAATTAAAGAAATCACTTGATTCTCAGTTGCAGGTTCAAGGTACGGTTGTTCGTAATGTAGCTATTGTTGGTTATGGTGCACCTATCGGTAATTATAAGAAAAATGAAATAGAATCTAATGAGAGAGCTCTTAGTTTGAAGCAGTTCTTGATGAAAAATAATTCTACAGCTACTGATGGTCTTACTGTTACTTGGGTACCAGAAGATTGGGATAGCATAGCTAGTCTTGTTGATAAAAGTAGTATGAAACTCAGTGGAGCTGCTTTGGATATCATCCGTACAGAGGATGTTGTTGCAGGACGTGAAGATGAATTGAAAATGCTCGGTGACGGTGCTCCTTATGCTTACATGAAACACTATGTGTTCCCAGAAGTATGCAGATTGAAATATACTGCGATTCTTGAACGTAAGTCTAACGGATATAATTCTGGTAATACTGCCTTCAATAATGCTACTGCAGTTTCTGTTTCTCAGATGTATGCATCTGCTAATAACTTTAAGGTTGGATCTTCTGAATTCAATGATATAATGGACCTCTCAGCTCGTCTGTTCCCAGATAATGTTGAAGCTAATATTGATGCTGCTGGTGTGGCTTTGATTCGTGGTAATATTGCTCAGGCACAGAACTATCTAAACCGTTGGGAGACAGATCCACGCGCTTATAATAATCTTGGTGTAATGTATATGCTACAGGGTGATTTGTCTAAGGCAGAGGTATATTTGAAGATGGCTGCTGCTGGTGGAGTACAACAAGCTAGAAAAGTGCTTGATTATCTTAGCAATGTGAAGAAGCTTAAATAG
- a CDS encoding DUF3575 domain-containing protein produces MSFILDVKLQNRCRLLCPIYSCIRRYPLLANIRIVRYLGVCKSNVLRFFMLVSLMLILINPNAKAQNFALKTNMLYDVLSVPSLGCEVAVEKHFSVSLMCTYNPIKYGDKKWKNFSFQPEIKYWFHRKFTGPFVGINMITGGFNVDNLHAYGLYGKHRQGHFVGAGINVGYNLILTNHCSIEFSLGADYVRTKFERFREGDNPYKEGDFTGNTVLPTGTGVTLVYIIK; encoded by the coding sequence ATGAGTTTTATTCTTGATGTGAAACTACAGAATAGGTGTAGATTATTGTGTCCTATCTATTCATGCATTAGACGTTATCCATTATTGGCAAACATTAGGATTGTAAGATACTTGGGTGTTTGCAAAAGTAATGTGTTGCGCTTTTTTATGCTCGTTTCTCTGATGCTTATCCTGATTAATCCTAATGCTAAAGCGCAAAATTTTGCCTTGAAAACTAATATGCTTTATGATGTTTTGTCTGTTCCTTCTTTAGGTTGTGAAGTTGCTGTAGAAAAGCATTTTTCGGTCAGTCTTATGTGTACTTACAACCCGATAAAATACGGAGATAAGAAGTGGAAGAACTTTTCTTTCCAACCGGAAATAAAATATTGGTTTCACCGTAAATTCACAGGACCCTTTGTCGGAATTAATATGATTACTGGTGGCTTCAATGTTGATAATTTGCACGCTTATGGATTATATGGTAAGCACAGACAAGGTCACTTTGTCGGTGCTGGTATAAACGTTGGCTATAACCTAATACTGACTAATCATTGTAGTATTGAATTCTCTTTGGGTGCAGACTACGTCCGTACTAAATTTGAAAGATTTCGAGAGGGGGATAATCCTTATAAAGAAGGTGACTTTACTGGAAATACCGTATTGCCTACGGGCACTGGGGTTACTCTTGTATACATAATAAAATAA
- a CDS encoding glycine-rich protein has protein sequence MKSDIPTPLYLHPITQIGTHIQTANNIPITKSGRVIIDESTDKVLPTRGAPNTSSSIGSSFGLLAYRSTSSATDLSGIAPDFINNQQVSTSGSIWKTGTDYFWPDNGDKLSFFAYTPFGNSDVTVASASSTGTPSITYTANTDVTKQPDLMVAKTLNQTRNTTSIAAGVDMSFYHALTAITFAVGKDMVPGVFKSIAIKGAITTATYNLSTNAWDTSNGTSTGNISITLNGTTGIVIDGTADVALTSGTSTMMMIPQTFSPSSTAYIEAVFNNGNGDKTLKAPLAGTTWDSGTSIIYKLSTSSVNTMTLGAISYPSSWGGTEAPVSSFQNPEAVGIYVVDQNNNIKNSNVKASYNGSSWILDNNILFSPQYKYFAYYPYKSSQTSSVTATATTADAFFTNLISGWSVTTIQNTTNDFKANDLQVAMGTISSTASSITFDMAHKMGLAVITLGTKSVPTTRTYTGGNSTFSDSSDKTTVTASSNFSGNQPLLYNNKYYYIAKAGSGTTFNSITANNDAWSAPLSTTISPGSYSALTATNTSRTFYKFIANFNYTGAAQSFTIPLYGTSKFECWGASGGDINGFLGGHGAYTIGNISLQKDNAVYIYVGQQGSTLVATSTPFNSGSTLINDNAQYQWGRNGGGASDIRLTSGAWNDFNSLKSRIMVAAGGGGANNRNSTNTATEVWYGDGNGGYGGTLIGGNGTSINHTNPSTGGSYGYNNSFGATQTAGGYYIYYTYNTTSNTFVYNSTVSTGHFGYCDGNTQTGGGGGYYAGSNAAHCGGSGGSSFVSGYTGCNAIKATSTATVIEPSDTPNHYSGYVFTNSTMIAGNTSLPAPGGGNETGHTGNGYARITFIP, from the coding sequence GTGAAATCTGACATCCCTACCCCACTATACCTTCACCCCATAACACAAATAGGAACCCATATTCAAACAGCTAATAATATTCCTATAACTAAAAGCGGAAGAGTTATAATTGATGAATCTACAGATAAGGTGCTACCTACTCGTGGAGCACCAAACACTTCATCTTCTATTGGAAGCTCATTTGGCTTACTCGCTTATCGCAGTACTAGTTCTGCTACTGATTTAAGCGGTATCGCACCCGATTTCATAAATAATCAACAAGTTAGCACTTCTGGAAGTATCTGGAAAACGGGTACTGACTACTTTTGGCCTGACAATGGTGATAAACTGTCTTTTTTCGCCTATACTCCTTTTGGTAACAGTGATGTGACCGTTGCGAGTGCTTCGTCAACTGGTACGCCATCTATCACATATACAGCTAATACTGATGTGACAAAACAACCAGACCTGATGGTTGCCAAGACATTGAATCAGACAAGAAATACCACGTCTATTGCGGCAGGAGTTGATATGTCATTCTATCATGCTCTCACGGCAATCACATTCGCTGTAGGTAAGGACATGGTGCCTGGTGTATTCAAGAGTATAGCTATAAAAGGGGCTATAACAACCGCAACGTATAATTTGAGCACAAACGCCTGGGATACAAGCAATGGTACAAGTACAGGTAATATAAGTATTACTCTCAACGGAACAACAGGAATAGTCATTGATGGCACTGCAGACGTAGCGCTTACCAGTGGAACAAGTACTATGATGATGATTCCACAAACTTTCTCGCCTAGCAGCACCGCATATATAGAAGCGGTATTCAATAATGGGAACGGAGATAAGACTCTCAAAGCACCTCTGGCAGGAACTACATGGGATTCTGGTACATCCATTATATATAAGTTGTCTACATCTTCGGTTAACACAATGACATTAGGAGCTATCTCCTACCCTAGTTCTTGGGGAGGAACTGAGGCCCCAGTTTCAAGTTTCCAGAATCCAGAAGCCGTTGGCATATATGTAGTGGATCAGAACAACAATATAAAGAATTCAAATGTAAAAGCTTCTTATAATGGCAGTAGTTGGATTTTAGATAATAATATTTTGTTTTCCCCACAGTATAAGTATTTCGCTTATTATCCATATAAATCATCTCAAACATCAAGCGTTACTGCTACTGCAACTACAGCTGACGCATTTTTTACTAATCTCATTTCTGGTTGGTCTGTTACGACAATTCAAAACACAACAAACGATTTTAAAGCAAATGACCTGCAAGTTGCAATGGGAACAATAAGCAGTACAGCAAGCAGTATCACATTTGATATGGCACACAAAATGGGGCTTGCCGTAATAACTCTAGGAACAAAAAGTGTTCCTACAACAAGGACCTATACGGGAGGAAATTCAACATTCTCAGACTCTTCAGATAAGACAACCGTTACTGCCTCAAGTAATTTTTCGGGAAATCAACCTTTGCTTTACAATAATAAGTATTATTATATAGCGAAGGCAGGTTCGGGTACTACATTCAATAGCATTACAGCAAATAATGATGCATGGTCGGCTCCTCTTTCTACAACTATCTCACCAGGAAGTTATTCTGCATTGACAGCGACAAATACAAGCCGAACGTTTTATAAGTTTATTGCAAACTTCAATTATACAGGTGCTGCTCAAAGTTTTACTATACCTTTGTATGGAACAAGTAAATTTGAATGTTGGGGAGCATCAGGAGGAGATATAAACGGATTTTTAGGAGGGCATGGCGCTTATACCATAGGAAATATTAGTTTACAAAAAGACAATGCAGTATACATTTATGTAGGACAACAAGGTAGTACATTAGTAGCAACATCCACCCCCTTTAATTCTGGTTCTACTTTAATCAACGATAATGCCCAATATCAATGGGGAAGAAATGGAGGTGGAGCATCAGATATTAGACTTACATCAGGAGCATGGAATGATTTTAATAGCTTGAAATCTAGGATTATGGTTGCAGCTGGTGGTGGTGGTGCAAACAATAGAAATAGTACAAATACTGCAACCGAAGTATGGTATGGTGATGGAAATGGAGGATACGGAGGAACATTAATAGGAGGAAATGGTACTTCTATAAATCACACAAATCCTTCTACTGGTGGATCTTACGGATATAACAACAGTTTCGGGGCTACACAAACAGCAGGAGGGTATTATATATATTATACTTATAATACAACAAGCAACACATTTGTATATAATTCAACTGTGTCAACTGGTCATTTTGGTTATTGTGATGGAAATACGCAAACTGGCGGAGGTGGTGGATATTATGCAGGAAGCAATGCTGCCCATTGTGGTGGCTCTGGGGGATCTTCATTTGTATCGGGCTATACAGGGTGCAATGCCATTAAAGCAACGTCAACAGCTACTGTTATAGAACCTTCAGATACTCCAAATCATTATAGTGGTTACGTATTTACAAATTCAACCATGATTGCAGGCAATACATCTTTGCCTGCACCAGGAGGAGGCAATGAAACAGGACATACTGGCAACGGCTATGCACGTATCACATTTATTCCATGA
- a CDS encoding fimbrial protein: MTLNSKHNIFQKVVFSFIVLVSFTASFLMQSCSENDNPEDDKAVVVLTCKSLDSETSTKQDSSVTRAITSTTENQINNVTVFIFDSNGDVIGSGYGAGDITHTGASVTITTRPAVGCTIYVVANVSSGTFKGVYNKTLFDQQYATITAPSYLQDDKTNIDTYPIMFAQEAGVEIKSGTKLEKTIAVARLLSKITFNIKPKKTSASLYPITIDGYQLHHVPLACYYVDTYTSEPNTVSYGDFDPVALTTKTTDGNTLSFTYYVYENLAGKNSASTTWKDRNKINTSGLNVSYLTVDAHTDIWKSRFYIYLGGKILTSTGTSGATYDYSDYNIYRNTNYTVTVNITGSGASEDDVRVDYDANIYFDAPGIKQWTNNSIDVSM, from the coding sequence ATGACATTAAACAGTAAACATAATATATTTCAAAAAGTTGTTTTCAGTTTCATTGTTCTTGTCTCTTTCACTGCATCTTTTTTGATGCAGTCTTGTAGTGAGAATGATAATCCTGAAGATGATAAGGCTGTTGTTGTGTTGACATGTAAGTCTTTAGATTCTGAAACATCAACGAAACAGGACAGCAGTGTTACGCGTGCGATTACATCGACAACAGAAAATCAAATAAATAATGTTACTGTATTTATTTTTGATAGTAATGGTGATGTGATAGGTAGTGGTTATGGAGCTGGTGATATTACTCATACTGGTGCTAGTGTTACTATTACAACCAGACCTGCCGTAGGATGTACAATCTATGTGGTTGCAAATGTTAGTAGTGGAACGTTTAAAGGTGTGTATAATAAAACTCTGTTTGATCAGCAATATGCTACTATAACAGCCCCTTCTTATCTTCAAGATGATAAAACCAATATTGATACTTATCCTATCATGTTTGCTCAAGAGGCAGGAGTTGAAATAAAATCTGGAACTAAATTAGAGAAAACAATTGCTGTTGCGAGGTTATTGAGCAAGATAACGTTTAATATAAAACCAAAAAAGACTTCAGCGAGTCTTTATCCTATTACAATAGATGGTTATCAACTGCACCATGTACCTTTGGCTTGTTATTATGTTGATACTTATACGTCAGAACCTAATACAGTTTCTTATGGTGATTTTGATCCTGTTGCACTAACGACAAAGACAACCGATGGTAACACGCTCTCTTTCACATATTATGTGTATGAAAATTTGGCTGGCAAAAATTCAGCTTCTACTACATGGAAGGATAGAAACAAAATTAACACTTCAGGCCTCAATGTATCTTATCTGACAGTGGATGCTCATACTGATATCTGGAAAAGTAGATTCTATATTTATCTAGGTGGAAAGATTCTTACTTCAACTGGTACGAGTGGTGCTACCTATGATTATTCTGATTATAATATCTATCGTAATACTAATTATACAGTTACGGTGAATATTACTGGTAGTGGGGCTAGTGAAGATGATGTGAGAGTGGACTATGATGCTAATATCTATTTCGATGCGCCTGGGATTAAACAGTGGACTAATAATTCAATAGACGTATCGATGTAG
- a CDS encoding FimB/Mfa2 family fimbrial subunit has protein sequence MRNGIKTILIGLLLSMIMASCIYDEYPDRKQCDLMLNIVDSTGSHSNIPDSVAHKYDVYWFVNGIYKQTISAEDDGLYRLSFDKGDRITFVAIAAKDTAACKMNVPSVGESIKNVWLQLKTSSNNISPQPSAIYYGSIDTTATASDPTSNRYVISMKDVRSRISVRVNGLRERFGDGNYRIVVEGLRSGIAYDGSTSGELINYEFTGKFDSEGNYVTGNAMVFASGSDERVRVRVYKEDGGMLFDRDVDEDNKPLIVNKRDNIVFVINASYSTDMTIRIVPWDEVPNPGVFQ, from the coding sequence ATGCGTAATGGAATTAAGACAATATTAATTGGACTTTTGCTGTCAATGATTATGGCATCATGCATTTACGATGAGTATCCTGATCGTAAACAATGTGATTTGATGCTTAATATCGTTGATAGCACAGGTTCACATTCTAATATACCTGATTCTGTTGCGCATAAATATGATGTTTATTGGTTTGTAAATGGTATCTACAAACAGACAATAAGTGCAGAAGATGATGGCTTATACAGATTGTCATTTGACAAGGGGGATCGAATTACTTTCGTTGCTATTGCTGCGAAAGATACTGCTGCTTGTAAGATGAATGTACCATCCGTGGGGGAGTCAATAAAGAATGTTTGGCTTCAACTCAAAACTAGTAGTAATAATATTTCTCCTCAACCTAGTGCTATTTATTACGGTAGTATTGATACCACGGCTACTGCGTCTGATCCGACAAGTAATAGATATGTTATATCTATGAAGGATGTTCGTTCTAGAATTAGTGTAAGAGTTAATGGACTAAGGGAGCGTTTTGGTGATGGTAACTATCGCATAGTTGTAGAGGGATTGCGTAGTGGTATTGCTTATGATGGTTCAACTTCTGGTGAATTGATAAACTATGAGTTTACTGGTAAATTTGATTCCGAAGGTAATTATGTTACAGGAAATGCAATGGTTTTCGCATCTGGTTCCGATGAGAGGGTTCGTGTTCGTGTTTATAAAGAGGATGGTGGAATGCTCTTCGATAGGGATGTTGATGAGGATAATAAACCTCTGATTGTGAATAAGCGTGACAATATCGTTTTTGTGATAAACGCCAGTTACTCTACAGATATGACTATTAGAATTGTGCCTTGGGATGAGGTCCCTAATCCTGGTGTATTCCAATAA